Proteins from one Triticum aestivum cultivar Chinese Spring chromosome 7A, IWGSC CS RefSeq v2.1, whole genome shotgun sequence genomic window:
- the LOC123153130 gene encoding uncharacterized protein, which yields MSSSSSIRSALHGRSVAVPLIGCPDCGEQVRFYRSSTDEHDGWIFYKCVNHHVTCDLWHWELEYVQHLVETRLLVGDAVVDAIGAIEDKREELERQRTESMAGRGTAGRVMAGRGRAGRHNYGSSSENKYATKQQIAMLLGFGPPVDHHHQIPFFFLIFHLQVRAPPDPFSPLSNSPNRPPCHLQLAGTMVSWDDLPSSSEDDSVTSKPPATISYEEWSGLATDLPSFRCGHGSLCEKNVAFESVDTGRRFLACAQKVLEEKKKKMENELRHFKLDFAKMVAEKEQAMSQLGSTQLTLTDLKEELEKKKIADKLVTNIHQVFRVKAEKERDQAVQERDDLKHEKRKLEYMIYDLFKHKEATKEKIRKLKGILNEFD from the exons ATGTCGTCTTCCAGCTCCATCCGCTCAGCGCTGCATGGCCGCTCCGTTGCTGTACCACTGATCGGGTGCCCGGATTGCGGCGAGCAGGTGAGGTTCTACCGGTCTAGCACCGATGAGCACGATGGATGGATCTTCTACAAGTGCGTGAACCACCAT GTCACTTGTGATCTCTGGCACTGGGAGCTTGAGTATGTGCAGCATCTGGTTGAAACAAGGCTTCTGGTTGGTGATGCTGTTGTAGATGCAATTGGTGCTATTGAGGACAAGAGGGAAGAGCTTGAGAGGCAGAGGACTGAATCAATGGCAGGCAGAGGCACAGCtggaagggtcatggctggaagAGGTAGGGCTGGAAGACATAATTATGGCAGCTCTAGTGAGAATAAGTATGCTACCAAGCAGCAAATTGCTATGCTTTTAGG CTTTGGTCCACCAGTCGACCACCACCACCagatccccttcttcttcctcatctttcaTCTTCAAGTTCGTGCACCACCAGATCCCTTCTCTCCTCTGTCCAATAGCCCCAACAGAcccccttgtcatcttcagctagcAGGAACCATGGTGTCCTGGGATGATCTTCCCAGTTCTTCTGAAGATGACTCTGTGACCAGCAAG CCACCTGCCACAATATCCTATGAGGAATGGAGTGGCTTGGCTACAGATCTGCCTAGCTTTAGATGTGGGCATGGATCTTTGTGTGAGAAGAATGTGGCATTTGAATCTGTTGATACTGGAAGAAGGTTTCTAGCTTGTGCACAAAAG GTTcttgaagagaagaagaagaagatggagaatGAGTTGAGGCATTTCAAGCTTgattttgctaagatggtggctgaGAAGGAGCAGGCAATGAGCCAACTAGGCAGCACACAACTTACTCTGACTGATCTAAAGGAAGAACTTGAGAAGaagaagattgcagacaagttAGTAACCAACATTCACCAGGTATTCAGGGTTAAAGCAGAGAAAGAGAGGGACCAAGCAGTGCAAGAGAGGGATGACTTGAAGCATGAGAAAAGGAAGCTTGAGTACATGATTTATGACCTATTCAAACACAAAGAGGCCACCAAGGAGAAGATAAGGAAGCTGAAGGGCATACTGAATGAATTTGATTGA
- the LOC123147016 gene encoding glutamate receptor 2.9, whose translation MPPRARMEWPAARLVLVLVTLLTLWSSAVAVASPPAVASAAPVRVGVVLDLTSDVGRERRACICMALDDFHAAHAGYGAARIELLVRDSRGDLATAAHAAEDLIKNGQVQAIIWGPDHVTHLGHSRNQVPFLSFPSISPTSCAFWLEDPVTVPRGYAKFGFTLGNDSITFPNPETNRRYRRKLGASNSCGGKGLKIAVPPKKGFRDFVNVTDPNSKKQHVTGYSIDIFEASMRNLRPLLCYEYFVFNGTYDELVGNVSLGVYDGAVGDVTITAERVNTTDFTMPYTQSGVSMLVLAVDEPYRISWTFVKPLNGELWLATMVFFLYTGFVVWMIELPRNQEYQGSSLRQCSTALYFVFSTLTFSHGHTIRSPLSKIVVVIWCFVVLVLVQSYTASLSSILTTKRLHPSVTDFETLQKSGDFVGYQDESFVRSFLINHTINENRLRNYTTKEQYAEALKKGSKKGGVSAIVDEIPYLTSFLSENQYKNDFRMLGCIYKTPGFGFAFRLDSALVHNLSTAILDLVGGDEGSQIEGKWFGQASPPMGASMVSNMDSAPLTLQSFSGLFVITGSISTLMLLISIMRLIYAKCTEFRKADVESVSYSGTDDESRLLQNGIGDNPSPGIQTFHVAGIGNSGGVHLSGENVGDVEPDPVQHNGMHGGSIPEGHIQIEMRNV comes from the exons ATGCCACCGCGCGCGCGCATGGAGTGGCCGGCAGCAAGGCTCGTGCTCGTCCTCGTCACTTTGCTCACGCTTTGGAGCAGCGCCGTTGCCGTTGCATCGCCACCAGCGGTGGCGTCGGCGGCGCCGGTGAGGGTGGGCGTGGTGCTGGACCTGACGAGCGACGTGGGGAGGGAGAGGCGCGCCTGCATTTGCATGGCGTTGGACGACTTCCACGCCGCTCACGCCGGCTACGGCGCCGCGCGGATCGAGCTGCTCGTACGAGACTCGCGCGGTGATCTCGCCACGGCCGCACATGCTG CCGAGGACCTGATCAAGAATGGGCAAGTGCAAGCCATCATATGGGGCCCAGATCATGTCACACACCTGGGCCATAGCCGCAACCAAGTCCCGTTTCTCTCCTTCCCCAGCATTTCTCCAACATCGTGTGCCTTCTGGCTGGAAGATCCCGTAACAGTTCCTAGGGGCTATGCCAAGTTTGGCTTTACACTTGGAAATGACAGTATAACCTTTCCTAATCCAGAAACCAATAGAAGATACAGAAGAAAACTAGGTGCAAGCAATAGTTGCGGAGGTAAGGGGCTGAAGATTGCTGTGCCGCCGAAAAAAGGTTTTCGAGATTTTGTGAATGTTACTGATCCTAATTCCAAGAAACAACATGTCACTGGCTACAGCATTGATATCTTCGAGGCTTCTATGAGGAATTTACGTCCTCTCCTGTGCTATGAATATTTCGTCTTCAATGGTACTTATGATGAGCTAGTAGGCAACGTGTCTTTGGGG GTCTATGATGGTGCAGTAGGCGATGTGACCATAACGGCTGAACGAGTAAACACCACCGACTTTACAATGCCATACACACAGTCTGGTGTGTCTATGCTTGTGCTTGCCGTGGATGAACCCTATAGAATCAGTTGGACATTTGTAAAGCCACTAAATGGGGAGCTTTGGCTTGCAACCATGGTCTTTTTCCTCTATACTGGCTTTGTCGTGTGGATGATTGAGCTACCCAGAAATCAGGAGTACCAAGGATCAAGTTTGAGACAGTGTAGCACAGCCCTCTACTTTGTTTTCTCCACTTTGACTTTTTCCCATG GTCATACTATTAGAAGCCCCTTGTCAAAAATTGTTGTGGTGATATGGTGTTTTGTGGTGCTGGTTCTTGTCCAGAGCTACACTGCAAGCTTGTCATCCATTCTGACTACAAAGAGGCTCCATCCTTCGGTGACAGATTTTGAGACGCTCCAGAAGAGTGGTGACTTTGTAGGATACCAAGATGAATCATTTGTGCGATCCTTCTTGATTAATCATACCATCAATGAAAACAGGTTAAGGAACTACACGACGAAAGAACAATATGCTGAAGCTTTGAAGAAGGGATCCAAGAAAGGAGGAGTATCGGCTATCGTTGATGAGATCCCCTATTTAACTTCTTTCCTCTCTGAGAATCAATACAAAAATGATTTTAGGATGCTCGGGTGCATATACAAGACTCCTGGATTTGGTTTT GCGTTCCGTCTAGATTCTGCGCTAGTGCATAATCTTTCGACTGCCATCCTGGACCTAGTAGGAGGGGATGAGGGCTCACAAATCGAAGGGAAATGGTTCGGACAAGCTTCACCTCCAATGGGTGCTAGCATGGTCTCTAACATGGACTCCGCCCCTCTCACTCTCCAAAGTTTCTCTGGTCTCTTTGTCATCACCGGATCCATTTCAACTCTCATGCTGCTGATAAGCATTATGAGGTTGATTTATGCCAAATGCACTGAGTTTAGAAAGGCTGATGTGGAAAGTGTCAGCTACAGTGGCACCGACGATGAGTCCCGTCTGTTGCAGAATGGCATAGGTGACAACCCCAGCCCTGGTATACAAACCTTCCATGTAGCTGGTATTGGAAATTCCGGGGGTGTCCATTTAAGCGGCGAGAATGTTGGGGATGTGGAGCCTGACCCAGTGCAGCATAATGGCATGCATGGTGGCTCTATCCCTGAAGGACACATTCAGATTGAGATGCGCAATGTCTAA